In Naumovozyma dairenensis CBS 421 chromosome 2, complete genome, the following are encoded in one genomic region:
- the LUC7 gene encoding Luc7p (similar to Saccharomyces cerevisiae LUC7 (YDL087C); ancestral locus Anc_2.370) translates to MSKILSTPAAEQRRLLEQLMGRDSSSSRHRGGSRFHSHSNRANDMGLYDPKICKSYLVGDCPYDLFQGTKQSLGRCPQIHLAKHKLKYEDEKGKGVKFEAFEREYFMVLSKFINDCNAQINIALKNLEHTSEEKETIRKATEELDFLDTRIGLMVQEIQLLVDVNEVMKALIQSTKLQDVQEKRKLVGKKVKAITENVGQSAQQKLQVCEVCGAYLSRLDTDRRLADHFLGKIHLGYVKMREHYEYYKKKRYQKT, encoded by the coding sequence atgagtaaaattttatcaacACCAGCTGCTGAGCAACGCAGATTACTCGAACAACTAATGGGTCgtgattcatcatcatccagGCACCGCGGAGGTAGTCGGTTCCATAGTCATAGTAACCGAGCAAATGATATGGGATTATACGATCCGAAGATTTGTAAGTCTTATTTGGTCGGCGACTGTCCCTATGATCTATTTCAAGGTACAAAACAAAGTTTAGGTAGATGTCCTCAGATCCATTTGGCAAAACATAAGTTAAaatatgaagatgaaaaagGGAAAGGTGTTAAGTTTGAGGCATTTGAAAGAGAATACTTTATGGTTCTTtccaaatttatcaatgatTGTAATGCCCAGATAAACATCgctttgaagaatttggaGCACACTTCAGAAGAAAAGGAGACCATTAGAAAGGCCACTGAAGAACTAGATTTTTTAGATACTCGTATAGGATTGATGGTTCAAGAAATACAACTTTTAGTAGATGTAAATGAAGTAATGAAGGCGTTAATTCAATCGACCAAGCTACAAGATGTGCAAGAGAAAAGGAAACTAGTTGGTAAAAAAGTTAAAGCTATAACTGAGAATGTTGGACAGAGTGCTCAACAGAAATTACAAGTATGTGAAGTCTGCGGAGCATATCTATCGAGGTTAGATACTGACAGAAGATTAGCAGACCATTTTCTAGGTAAGATTCATCTCGGATACGTGAAAATGAGAGAACACTACGAGTattacaagaagaagaggtaCCAAAAGacttga